GGTTCGTGCCCGCGGTGGCGCAGGCCCATGCCGATGCCGTCGCCGCGCTGCGCACCGCGTTCGGCACCTCGCAGGACTAGGCTTTGCCTTGCGGTCGCGCCGGTCCGCGTATTTTTCAAGCAGTGATTTGCAGCACTAGGAGACACATTCAAATGCAACGCCGCCACTTCATCGCCCGCGCGGGCATCGCCGCCACCGCCGCGGCCCTCGGTCTTGCCGCCATGCCCGCCCAGGCCCAGGCCGACAAGTTCCCGCAGCGCCCGATCCGGCTGGTGATCGGCTACACCGCCGGCGGCTCCACGGATATCCCGTTCCGCGTGCTGGCCGACAACGCCTCGAAGATCCTGGGCCAGCCGGTGATCGTCGAGAACAAGCCCGGTGCCGGCGGCGTGCTGCCGGCGCAGATGATGCAGAGCACCGCGCCCGACGGCTATACGCTGGCGCAGGTCGCCATGCCGGTCTACCGCCTGCCGTACACCACCAAGATCAACTGGGACCCGGTCAAGGACCTGAGCTACATCATCAACCTTGCCGGCTACTCGTTCGGCCTGGTGGTGCCGGCCGATTCGCCGATCAAGACCATGCAGGACTACATTGCCTACGCCAAGGCCAACCCGGGCAAGCTCACCTACGGCTCGCCGGGCTCGATGACGACGCTGCACCTGACCATGGAAGAACTGGCCATGAAGCAGGGCGTGCAGTTTTCGCACATCCCCTACAAGGGCAATTCGGAATCGATGCAGGCGCTGCTGGGCGGCCACGTGATGTCGGTGGCCGACACGCCGGCGTGGGCGCCGTACGTGGAACAGGGCAAGCTGCGCCTGCTGTCGACCTGGGGCGAGAAGCGCTCGGCGCGCTTCCCCAACGTGCCGACGCTGAAGGAACTGGGCATGGGCATCGTGCAGACCTCGCCGTTCGGCCTGGTCGCGCCCAAGGGCACCGACCCGAAGATCGTGCAGAAGCTGCATGACGCCTTCAAGAAGGCGATGGAAATGCCCAACTACCGCGAGTCGCTGGCCAAGTTCGACATGGAGCCGTTCTACATGAACACCCAGCAGTACGCGCAGTTCGCGGCGGACACCGTCAAGAAGGAAAAGGCCATCATCGAGAAGCTGGGGCTGGCCAAGCCGCAGTAAGCCAGCGCCGCTTGCGTCCAGCCAGGCCGCCGCGCCTGCCGGCCCGGCGCCGGCAGGCGCAGCGGCCTGATGCTTTGCATTGCCCCGACAAACCACCAGGGAGACCACGTCAATGGCCAAAGAGGCGTTCCGCCACACCATCCCGCTGCGCGTGCGCTGGTCCGAAGTCGATCCGCAATCGATCGTCTTCAATGCGCACTACCTGACGTATTGCGATATCTGCGTGACCGAGTACTGGCGTGCGCTGGGCATCCGATATCCGGAAGACGTGCTGCACGCGCACGGGGTCGACATCTTCGTGGTCAAGTCCACGCTGGAGTACCACGCGTCGGCGCGCTTTGACGATCAGCTCGATATCCGCGGCCGCATGGCACGGCTGGGGCGGTCCAGCATGTTGTTCCGCGTGGAGATGTACCGGGGCGACGAGCACCTGATCACCGGTGAAATCGTCTATGTGTGCGCGGATCCGGCGACGCAGAAGTCGGCGCCGATCCCGGGGGTGGTGCGGGAGATTATCGAGGGGTATGAAGTGGTGAAGCCGGCGGGATGATGGCGAAGACGCCTCGATTCCCGCTGGGTTGCTCCCCTCTCCCGCTTGCGGGAGAGGGGCGGGGGAGAGGGCAGGCGTGTGCCTTGCGACAGGGCGCGTAAGGGCACGAAAGTCTTGCCCTCTCCCTAGCCCTCTCCCGCAAGCGGGAGAGGGGACCGGCTCTCAGTCAATGAAAAGCGGTCGCCAATGCGAAGGGCAGTGGGCTTACTTAGCCACCCCCGCATCCTCCATATAAGCCCAGATCACCGCATCAAAGCTGGCATCGCTCTCGAACCCCAGCGACAAGGCCCGTTCCGCATTCCACGCCGCCGGCCACGTGCCGACGATTTTCTCGACGCGTTCTTCGCGTTCCCACGTCACCAGGTCCGCCACTGCATCGCCGGCGACGCGGCGCAGTGCATCCACCATGCCCGCCGCCGTGACCGACAGCCCCGGCAGGTTGACCACGCGGCGGTTGCCCAACCGTTCGCCTGCCAGTTCGATGCCATTGACCAGCGCCGCCACCGCAGCGCGCGGCGACAGCAGCCACAGTTTGGTCTCCGGTGCCACCGGGCAGTTCGCTGCCACGCCCGAGAGCGGCTCGCGGATGATGCCGCTGGCGAACGACGAGGCCGCCGCATTGGGCTTGCCCGGGCGCACGCTGATGGTCGGCAGGCGCAGCACGCGGCCGTCGACGAAGCCGCGGCGGCTGTAATCGGACAGCAGCAGTTCGCCGATCGCCTTCTGCACGCCGTACGACGATTGCGGGTTCAGCGCGGTGTCGTCCTGCACCACCGGCGGCAGTTCGCCGCCATAGACCGCGACCGAGCTGGTGAACAGCACGCGCGGCTTGTGGCCCAGTTCGCGGCAAGTTTCGAGCAGCGCGCGCGAGGCGTCGAGGTTGACGCGCATGCCCAGCTCGAAATCCGCCTCGGCCTGGCCGCTGACCACGGCGGCGAGGTGGAACACGACGCCGGTGTCCTGGTCGATGGCCTGGCGCAACACCGCGGGATCGGACAGGTCGCCGGTGACCACGCGCACGCGCGCATCGTCCAGCCCTTGCGGCGCGACCACGTCGAGCAGCGTCAGGCGGTCGAAGGCGACCGCCTTGCCGTCGAGGTTCAGGGTGCCGCGTTGCAGCAGCAGGCGGGCGAGTTGCAGGCCGAGGAAGCCGGCGCCGCCGGTAATCAGTACGTTCATGGCAAGAGATCTGTGGTGGTTCTGCAATCAGCGGCCGAGGTAGGGCTTGAGCCAGCCCAGTCCTTCGGACGTGCCGGCGCGCGGACGGTATTCGCAACCGATCCAGCCCTGGTAGCCGAGCGAGTCGATCAGGTCGAACAGGTACGGGTAGTTCAGCTCGCCGAGGTCCGGCTCATGGCGCTCGGGCACGCCGGCGATCTGGATATGGCCGATGCCGGCCATGTCGCGCCTGAGCTTCATCGCGATATCGCCCTCGACGATCTGGCAGTGATAGCAGTCGAACTGCACCTTCAGGTTGGCCGCGCCGGCTTCCTTGCAGATCGCCTGCGCGTCGTCCTGGCGGTTCAGGAAATAGCCCGGCATGTCGCGCGTGTTGATCGGCTCCAGCACGATGGTCACGCCCTGCGCGGCGGCCGCCTTCGCGGCATAAGCGACGTTTTCCAGGTAGGTGGCGCGGTAGCGCGCGCGGTCGGCATCGGCCGGCACCAGGCCTGCCATCACATGCACGCGGTCATTGCCGATCACGCCGGCGTACTCCAGCGCGCGCCCGATGGCGTCGCGGAATTCGGCCTCGCGCCCCGGCAGCGACGCCAGGCCACGCTCGCCCGCAGCCCAGTCACCCGGCGGGGCATTGAACAGCGCCTGGGTGAGACCGTTCGCGTCGAGGCGCGCGCGCAGCTCGGCGGCGGGATGCTCGTACGGGAACAGGTACTCCACCGCCTGGAAGCCGTCCGCCGCCGCAGCGGCGAAGCGATCCAGGAAAGCGTGCTCGTTGTACATCATCGAGAGATTTGCGGCGAAGCGCGGCATGGGAACTCCAGAGCGTAGGACGAAGCCGGGCCGGTCGCGGTCAGCGCGACCGCCCCGGCCGGATATCAGCGGTTGACCAGTTTAGCCGGCGTCAGCCATACCAGCACGGCGCCCACCACCAGGATCGCGGACAGCACGTACATCGGCAGCTGCGTGCTGTGCGTCAGGTCCTTCAGCGCGCCGACCATGTAGGGCGAGACGAAGCCGGCCAGGTTGCCGACCGAGTTCACCACGGCAATGCCGGAAGCGGCGGCAATGCCCGACAGGAACGCGGTAGGCAGCGACCAGAACAGCGGCGCGCAGGTCAGCACCCCGGCGGCGGCCAGCGACAGCGCGGCGATCGACACGGTCGTATTGTTGGTGAACGAGGCGGCAATGGCAAAGCCCACCGCACCCATCAGCGCCGGCACGATCAGGTGCCAGCGGCGCTCCTGGCGCGCATCGGCGCTGTGGCCGAGGATGTTCATGACGACGATGGCGCAGATGAACGGGATCGCCGACAGCAGGCCGATCTTCAGGTTGCCGGTCACGCCGCTGGCCTTGACCAGCGTGGGCATCCAGAACGTCAGCGCGTACTGGCCGGTGACGAAGCAGAAGTAGATCAGGCACATCCACCACACGCGGCGGTCGCTGAACACGGCGCCCAGCGAATGCCCGTGCGACTGGCCGGCGGCCGCACCGGCCTTCTGCTGGTCTTCGTCGATGTTGCGCTTGAGCACGCGCTTTTCATCGGCGCTGAGCCACGGTGCCTTGTCGATGCCGTCGCGCAGCACGAAGATCGTCACCACGCCGATCACCAGTGCGGGCAGGGCTTCGAGCAGGAACATCCATTGCCAGCCGCTCATGCCATGCGTGCCGTTGAAGGCGTCCATGATCCAGCCAGACAGCGGGTTGCCGAACATGCCCGCGACCGGGATGCCCGACATGAACAGCGCGATCATCTTGGCGCGGCGGTTGGCCGGGTACCAGTAGGTCAGGTACAGGATCACGCCGGGGTAGAAGCCCGCCTCGGCCAGGCCGAGCAGGAAGCGCATCACGTAGAACTGCGTCGGCGTCTTCACGAACAGGAACAGCGCCGAGATGATGCCCCACGTGATCATGATGCGCGCGATCCAGATGCGCGCGCCGATCTTGTGCATCAGCAGGTTGCTGGGCACCTCGAACAGGAAATAGCCGATGAAGAACAGGCCGGCGCCCAGGCCGAACACGGTCTCGGAAAAGGCCAGGTCCTGGCCCATCTGCAGCTTGGCAAAGCCGACGTTGACGCGGTCGAGGTAGGCGACCACGTAGCACAGCATCAGGAACGGCATGATGCGCCAGAACACCTTGCTGTAGGCGCGTTTCTCGATCTGGGTGTCGGTGTCGAGCCGGGCGTTGCCGCCCAGGCTGTCGAAGGCGGGCACGCTGGCCGCCGGTTGGTTGGATGGCATCGGTGGTCTCCGGGTAGGGTGAGTCTGGTCTAGTAATGTGTGCCGGCTATGCGAAGCGCAGGCATGCGCGTGCCCCGCACGGTGGCCGCAAGGCAACCGCGCCGGTCAGGTCCGTATGGCCGTGGTCAGTCGGAAAAACGGGTGGCTGTGCTACCAGCGCGCCTGGAAGGCGTCGCGCAACTCAGCCAGTGCGCCGTCGGGCAGCGCCGCGCGGGCGGCGAAGCCCGGCGTGTCCTTCATCATCATCCATAGCTTGGCGGTCTCCTCCAGTTCTTCCAGCGCGAACGCGGCGCGCGAGACGCTGGACTCCCACACCACCGGGCCGAGGCGCTCCAGCAGCACGCCGCGCACCTGCGCGGCCAGCGTGGCCACGCGCGCGGCGACCGCGGGATCGCCGGGCCGGTGATAGGGAATCAGCGGGATATGGCCGACCTTCATCACGTAGTAGGGCGTGAGCGGCGGCAGTACGTCGTCCGGTTGCCAGACACCGGCCAGCGTCAGGGCCACGAGGTGCGTCGAGTGCGTGTGCACCACGGCGTGCGCCCCGGGGTTGTTGTCATAGATTGCGCGATGCAGCGTCAGCGTCTTTGACGGCTTGTCGCCCGACACCCAGGTGCCGTCGGCGGCGACCCTGGCGACCGCGGCCGGGTCCATCATGCCCAGGCAGGCATCGGTCGGGGTGATCAGCCAGCCGTCATCCAGCCGCGCGCTGATATTGCCGGCCGAGCCGACGGTATAGCCGCGCTGGTAGAGGCTGGCGCCGATGCGGCAGATCTCTTCGCGCAGCTTGCTTTCGGTGCTCATCACTGGCCTCCCAGCTGGCGCAGCGCTTCGTCGAAGAAGTCCGGGCCGCCGAAATTACCCGACTTGAGCGCCAGCGCCAGCGGCGTGGCGCCGAGCGTGACCGTGGCCGGCACGCCGGGGGCGATCTGCGTGCCAATGCGCAGCGCCCTGACGTTCAGCGCCTGCACCACGGCGCCGGAGGTCTCGCCGCCGGCGACGACAAAGCGGCGCGTGCCGCGTGCCAGCAGGCCGGCGGCGACGGTGGCCAGGCACTGCTCGACCAGGTGGCCGGCGCGCTCCACGCCCAGTTCGGCCTGCACGGCCTTGACCTCGTCGGGGCTGGACGTGGCGTAGACCAGCACCGGCTCGTCGTGCGCGGCGGCGAAGTCCAGCGCGGCGTCGGCCACGGCTTCGCCGCGCGCCAGCGCGAGCGGGTCGATGCGCAGCGCCGGGCGGCCTTGCTCCAGCCAGCGGGCCACTTGCCCGTTGGTCGCGCGCGAGGCGCTGCCGGCCAGCACCACGCCCGGGCCGTCGACGGCGGGGACCGCGTTGGCATCGCCACGCTGCGGCAGCAGGCCGGCGCGGCGGAAATTCTCCGGCAGGCCGAGCGCGATGCCCGAGCCGCCGGTGATCAGCGGCAGGCCGGCGCAGGCTTCGCCCAGCGTGAACAGGTCGGCGTCAGACACCGCATCGGCAATCGCCAGCCGCACGCCCTCGGTGCGCAGCGACGCGATGCGGTCGGCCGTGGCCTGCGCGCCGCGCGCCACGGCGTCGTAGCGCAGCAGGCCGACCTTGCTCCGGCTCTGGCGCTGCAGCACGCGCACCAGGCTGGCATCGGTCATCGGTGTCAGCGGATGGTGTTCCATGCCCGACTCGTTGAGCAGCGCATCGCCCACGAACAGGTGGCCGCGGAAGATGGTGCGGCCGTTCTCGGGGAAGGCCGGGCAGGCGATGGTGAAATCGCTGTCCAGCGCGTTCAGCAGCGCTTCGGCGACCGGGCCGATATTGCCGGCATCGGTCGAATCGAAGGTCGAGCAGTACTTGAACACGAACTGGCGGCAGCCCTGCGCGCGCAGCCATTCCAGCGCGGCCAGCGACTGCGCCACGGCTTCGGCGGCGGGGATGGTGCGCGATTTCAGCGCGACTACCAGCGCGTCGGCCGCGCCGATATCGGCCACGGATTCGGGCACGCCGATGGTCTGCACGGTGCGCATGCCATTGCGCACCAGCGTGTTGGCGAGATCGGTGGCGCCGGTAAAGTCGTCGGCGATGCAGCCAAGGAGCGCGGTCATCGTCTGTGCTCCTTACTCGGCCTTGCCCGGCAGCTCGATGCCCGGGAAGATCTTGATCACGGCCGAATCGTCTTCGCCGCCGTGGCCGGCGGTGGAGGCCATCATGAACATCTGGTGCGCGGCGGCCGACAGCGGCAGCGGGAATTTGCTGGTGCGCGCGGTGTCGAGCACCATGCCCAGGTCCTTGACGAAGATGTCGACTGCCGACAGCGGCGTGTAGTCGCCCTTCAGGATATGGGGCACGCGGTTCTCGAACATCCACGAATTGCCGGCGCTGTGCGTGATCACGTCATAGAGCGCGTCCGGGTCCACGCCTTCCCGCATGCCGAGCGCCATCGCCTCGGCCGCGGCTGCGATATGCACGCCGGCCAGCAACTGGTTGATGATCTTGACCTTGGAGCCGGCGCCGTGCGCGGCGCCCAGGCGGTAGACCTTGCCGGCGATGGCGGCCAGCACGTCTTCGGCCAGCGCATAGGCTTCGGCGGGGCCGGAGGTCATCATGGTCATTTCGCCGCTGGCGGCGCGCGCGGCGCCGCCGGAGACCGGCGCGTCCAGCATCAGCAGGCCCTTTTCGGCGAGGCGCTGTCCCAGGGTCTCGGCAAAGCCCGGCGGCACCGTGGCGCTGGCGATCACCAGCTTGCCGGGCTGCATCCCGGCCACGGCACCATTGGCGCCGAACAGCACGGCCTCGGTCTGCTGCGCGTTGACCACCAGCGTCAGCACCACGTCGCAGCGGCTGCCCAGCTCGGCGGGCGAGCCGCACGGCACGCCGCCGGCGTCGGCAAAGCGCTGCAGCACCTCGGGGCGCAGGTCGCAGGCGTGCACGTTGAAACCGGCCCGCAGCAGCGACTGCGCGACACCAAAGCCCATGGCACCAAGGCCGATGACGCCGATATTCCTGGACATAAGGACTCCCTGAAACAGATACGGATGATTCGATGCTTGCGCCGGCGCGTCAGTTGCTGGCGCCGTGCTGGCCGCCGCTCTCGTCGGCGCCCAGCTGGGCCAGCCGGTGCGCGGCGTTGTACATGTGGTTCTGCGCGGCATTGCGCGCGGCGAGCGGGTCGCCGGCGCGGATAGCGGCGACGATGGCCTGGTGTTCCTCGCGCACCTGTCGCGAAAAATCCGCGCGCCGCGCTTCGTTGGTGCGGGTCACGCGCGTGGCGGCTTCCAGGTACTGGCTCAGGAATTCCAGCGTCTTGAGGAAATAGGGGTTGCCGGTCGCCTCGGCGATGGCGCGATGGAAGCCGACGTCCTCGGCGACGCCGTCGCCGCCCTGGGCCACCACGTCGTCCAGCCGGGCCAGCGCCGCGTCGATGGCCGCCATCGAGGCATCGCTGCGGCGTCGCGCCGCCTGCGCGGCGACCTCGGCTTCGATCGCGCGGCGCAGCTCGACGATCTGCAGCACCGATTCCAGCGCGCCGGTGTCGGTGTAGTCGATGCGCAGCGGCCGGATGCCTGCCTGCAGCGTCACGAACACGCCGCTGCCCTGGCGCGACTCGACCACGCCTTCGTACTTCAGCCGCGAGATGGCCTCGCGCACCACGGTGCGGCTGACGCCGAATTCTTCGGACAGCACCGCCTCGGTGGGCAGCTTGTCGCCGCGGGCAAAGGCCCCGCTCTGGATCTTGTCCAGCAGCTGTTCGGCAACGTTGTCGGTGAGGGCGCGGGCAGGGACTTTCTGGAACACGGCAGCTTCCCAGGTCATTCGGTAATCAGGTCATCATACAAATTTGCTATACGGCTGCCGACCCCAGGTAAACCCTGATATGGTGCAAATGGCCGCGTACGGTGCGGCCAAGGCTCCGCATTGGTGCGGCTGCGGGGCGCGCGAGCCTGGCGTATCATTGGCGCCCGCCCGTGCTCGTGGCAGGGGCGCGCTGCATTTCCACCTTCCCGTTTTCTCCGCCATGTCCGCCACCGTCCTGATCTGCCCCTGGTCCGAAGCCCGCGATCGCGCGCGCGCCATCCGCTACGCCGTCTTTGTCGAGGAGCAGGGCGTGCCGGTGGAACTGGAGTGGGACGAATGGGACGAACCCAGCTGGCATGCGCTGGCGCTGGCCGCGGACGGCACGCCGCTGGCGACCGGCCGGCTGCTGCCCGACGGCCATATCGGCCGCATGGCCGTGCTGAAGCCGGCGCGCGGCAGCGGTGTCGGCGCGCTGGTGCTGGAGGCGCTGATGCGCAAGGCCGAGCAGCTGGGCTATCCGGAGCTGGTGCTCAACGCGCAGACGCACGCGGCGCCGTTCTATGCGCGCGTGGGCTTTGCGCAGGTGGGGCCGGAATTCGAAGAGGCGGGCATCCCGCACGTGGAGATGCGCAAGCGCCTGGCCGGTTGAGGCCCGGCCGTCAGCGCGGCGCCTGCACGATGCCGGTGTCGCGCGACAGGTTCAGCGTGCCGTGATAGGCCACGTCGCCGATGCGGCCATCGGCGTCGAAGCTGCGCTCGTTCAGGTCGAAGCGCCCGTCGTGGCGTATGCGCAGTACCGTGCTGGCGCGCGTGCCATACATCGGCGAGCGGATAAAGGCCGACGACAGCAGCTTTTCCCAGTCCGGCGCCACGCCCGTGGACGGCAGCTCGAAATCGGCGGCCTGGCGTTCGTCGGCCAGCATCTGCAGGTACGGCTCGGCGCTGGCGTTGGCCTGGCCGCTGTCCGCCGCCAGCACTTCGGCGAGCGCCCCGACGCGGCTGCGCACCTTGGGCCAGGGCGTATCGAGCAGCGCGTTGGACAATCCGTACAGGCCGGGACGCAGCCGTTGCGGCTGGCGCGACGCCGAGCGGTTGCTGTACCACCACAGTTCGCGCAGGTCGCTCGCCAGCAGGTTGAAGCCGTTGTAGGCGCCGTCTTCGCCGGCAAGACGGTCGAGGTAGTCGAAGGGCGCCGCGTGGCCGCGCAGGAAGCCGGCCACCAGCTCGCCGCGGGAACGGGCGTCGGTGCGTTTTTCGGACGGGGCGCGGTAGTTGGTCAGCGCGGCGAAGCGGCCCTCGGCATTGACCCCCATCCAGGTGCCGGGTTCGCCGATCACCTCGGCGAGGTCGCGGCCGCCCAGCACCTGCGGCGCATCCTGCCACCAGTGCGCGGCCGCCGCGGGGCGGGCATAGAATTCATCGCGGTTGCCGGCCACCACCAGGGCATAGTCCGGGTGCGATTGCCAGCCAACCAGGATCAGACACATCGTTTGGCTTCCTTTGCCGCGGGGGCTGGCCGCGTCAGCGGTGTCCCACGTACTTCAGTCCGACGGTGCCCGCACGACCTCTGCGAAGGCGCCTACAGCACGTCCAGGTCGATAAAGTGTTCGGCGCGCCGCTCGCCTTCGACCCACTGGTCCAGCCCGCTCTGGCGCCACAGCCCTTCGAGCGTGGCATCGAACGCGGGCGGCACGTCGGCGTAGCACTCCATCCACGTTTGCACGCCGGCGCGGGTTTCCGGCCTGCGCATCAGCGTACCACCAATTCCGGTGGCTTCGGCGACCGTTTCCATCCAGCGGTGCCAGTGCGGCAGCGCCTCGGCGGCGACGGCTTCCGGAACACGGAAATAGACGTAGAGGTGATCGCTCATGGCAGGTCCTGTGGCAATCAGCCGGCGGCCCGGGCGGCCGGGCCGGCATCCCCGAGCGGCACGTCGTAGGGGAGGTTGGCGGTGGCCACGGCCGCACCCTCGGCGCTGCCCAGGCGCAGTGCGCTGCCAGCAGCGTCGATCTTCAGTTCGGCCAGCCCGGCCCAGCCGCCATCCGGTGCGGGCGCGGCATTGACGATCATGCCGCAGGGCTGGCCCGGGTCCTCAGGACGATAGATCTCGGCCGCGGGAGCCGGCACCTCGCCTTCGCCCTGCACCAGCCACATGCGCCGCTTGAGGGTGCCGCGGTACTGACTGCGCGCCACCACTTCCTGGCCCGGATAGCAGCCCTTGCGGAAATTGACGCCGCCGACCAGCTCGAAATTGATCATCTGCGGCACGAACTGCTCCTGCGTGGCCGCGACGATGCGGGGCAGGCCGGATTGCACCTCGAGCCAGTCCCACAACGCCGGCGCGGCGCCTGTCAGCGTGGCGGACAGCGCCGCGCGCACGGCGTCGGCGCGTTCGGCCGGCAGCACCAGCTGCCAGCGCGGCTGTCCGGCACTGTCCGGCAGGCGGATCACGGTGACGCCATCGGCCCCGGCCACGGCAAAGGGGGCTTCGGGCGCGGGCAGGCCGGCCGCGCCCAGCGCCTGGGAGGCGCCGGCGCCGGCCACGCCGAGGATGGCGTGGGCCGGGGTGATATCGGACAGTTTGGCCTTGGCGCGCAGCACGAACATCGACAGCCGCTTCTGTACCGCGGCCTGGATTTCGGCCGACAGCTGCAGCACGATGCCGTCGGCGTCGCGCCACATCAGGAAGGTCGCCAGCAGCCGGCCCTTAGGCGAGCAGTAGCCCGCCAGGCGCGCCGTGCCCGGCGCCAGGTCGTCGACCGCGTTGGTCAGCTGGGTATGCAGGAAGCTGGCGGCATCGTCGCCCGCCACGCGGACGAGGCCGAGCCCGGCCGGAGTGCAGACCACGCCGCCGGCGGTCAGCGCGTCAAGGCCTGCGGCGAGTTCCTGGGCTTGGGGATTCAATGCTGGCATTGCGAGGCAATCGTCAAAGGCAAATCGGGGGAAGAATTCCGGCTCCGAGGGGTGCGCGGCGCCTGGCCTGCGGGAGGCGCCGGCGCCACGGCTCACGGTCGGGGCCAGGCTGCCGGTTATTATATGGGGCTACGAGATTTTCGGCCGGCGCCGGTGGTCCGCGGCGGCATGCCAGTCCGCCGGCGGGCGCCCGGCACCGGTCCCCATACCTGATACATGAAACGTTTATTCCTTGGC
The window above is part of the Cupriavidus taiwanensis LMG 19424 genome. Proteins encoded here:
- the ygfZ gene encoding CAF17-like 4Fe-4S cluster assembly/insertion protein YgfZ, with the protein product MPALNPQAQELAAGLDALTAGGVVCTPAGLGLVRVAGDDAASFLHTQLTNAVDDLAPGTARLAGYCSPKGRLLATFLMWRDADGIVLQLSAEIQAAVQKRLSMFVLRAKAKLSDITPAHAILGVAGAGASQALGAAGLPAPEAPFAVAGADGVTVIRLPDSAGQPRWQLVLPAERADAVRAALSATLTGAAPALWDWLEVQSGLPRIVAATQEQFVPQMINFELVGGVNFRKGCYPGQEVVARSQYRGTLKRRMWLVQGEGEVPAPAAEIYRPEDPGQPCGMIVNAAPAPDGGWAGLAELKIDAAGSALRLGSAEGAAVATANLPYDVPLGDAGPAARAAG